A single region of the Hyphomicrobiales bacterium genome encodes:
- a CDS encoding Cytosine-specific methyltransferase — translation MIFGSICSGIEAASVAWHPLGWRAAFLSEIEKFPRAVLAHHYPNVPLHGDFTTIQAGDYEPIDLLVGGTPCQSFSIAGLRGGLGDDRGNLALEFLRLADRLRPRWLVWENVPGVLSSNGGRDFGAILGGMVELGYGFAYRVLDAQFFGVPQRRRRVFVVGYFGDWRPATAVLFERESLRGDTAPRREARQTVAALTAQGVGTCGADDNQGQAGHLIAAPDVARCDTTSNQRIDWETETFVAHSLRGEGFDASEDGTGRGTPLVPVHAFDARQSDVVQYGDMTGPLDTDGWGVGVQYASAVRRLTPRECERLQGFPDDYTLIRFRGKPAADGPRYKALGNSFAVPVVRWLGQRIQVVEEARNLRLAA, via the coding sequence ATGATCTTCGGCTCCATCTGCTCCGGCATCGAGGCCGCTTCCGTTGCCTGGCATCCGCTCGGCTGGCGCGCGGCGTTCCTCTCGGAGATCGAGAAATTCCCACGGGCCGTGCTGGCGCATCACTATCCCAATGTGCCGCTGCATGGGGACTTCACCACCATTCAGGCGGGTGACTATGAACCAATTGACCTTCTTGTCGGAGGCACGCCCTGCCAGTCCTTCAGCATCGCCGGATTGCGCGGCGGGCTGGGCGACGACCGTGGCAACCTGGCCCTCGAATTTCTTAGGCTTGCTGACCGCTTACGGCCCCGCTGGCTGGTCTGGGAGAATGTCCCCGGCGTTCTGTCATCGAACGGAGGACGGGACTTTGGCGCCATCCTCGGGGGCATGGTCGAACTCGGGTATGGGTTCGCCTACCGAGTGCTGGACGCTCAGTTCTTCGGAGTTCCACAGCGGCGCCGGCGTGTGTTCGTTGTCGGATATTTTGGAGACTGGCGACCTGCCACAGCGGTTCTTTTTGAGCGCGAAAGCCTGCGCGGGGATACTGCGCCGCGCCGAGAAGCGAGGCAGACAGTTGCCGCCCTCACTGCGCAGGGCGTTGGAACATGCGGCGCGGACGACAACCAGGGACAAGCCGGGCATCTGATCGCCGCGCCTGACGTTGCTCGTTGTGACACAACGAGCAACCAGAGGATTGATTGGGAAACGGAGACCTTTGTCGCTCATTCGCTGCGCGGGGAAGGCTTCGACGCCAGCGAGGATGGCACGGGGCGCGGTACGCCGTTGGTGCCGGTCCACGCCTTCGACGCCCGCCAATCCGACGTGGTCCAATATGGCGATATGACGGGTCCGCTCGATACGGACGGATGGGGTGTCGGCGTTCAGTATGCATCTGCCGTCCGCCGCCTGACGCCCCGCGAGTGCGAGCGCCTGCAGGGCTTCCCCGACGACTACACGCTCATCCGCTTTCGCGGAAAGCCCGCCGCAGACGGCCCTCGCTACAAGGCCCTCGGCAATAGTTTCGCGGTTCCGGTTGTCCGTTGGTTGGGCCAGCGGATACAGGTGGTTGAAGAGGCTCGCAACTTGCGGCTGGCCGCCTAG
- a CDS encoding RNA_lig_T4_1 domain-containing protein, with amino-acid sequence MIIEHIDQVLPHIAGRNDFITAKKDGYTVIDYVYAAADTFDDFVRLECRGIKFAPDGRTLARPFQKFFNIGERPETQPDALDFSAPHVVMEKLDGSMIHPAVVGGKVVFMTRMGRTDVAVKAERHLSRELAHECETWLNKSVTPIFEFTAPDNRIVVPYATSALYLLALRNTVTGEYLEWSQVERAARAMLVYQAPIHDAPRTASEFLAHTRAVTGMEGFVVRFADGRMVKAKGEEYVLKHKAKDSILQEKNVLALVLRGEVDDVLPLLDGPDRLSVQQYRDDVLTGVSRTARMISDVVTRYSDLSQKEFALGPAATMPPLFRPLAFQIRGGGEPVAAVTALLLKHVGSASAVEGARGMFCARFALGTNDNAELRDAA; translated from the coding sequence ATGATCATAGAACACATCGACCAAGTGCTACCTCATATCGCCGGCCGGAACGACTTCATCACAGCGAAGAAGGACGGCTATACCGTCATCGACTATGTTTATGCGGCGGCCGACACGTTCGACGATTTCGTGAGGTTAGAGTGCCGGGGCATCAAGTTCGCTCCGGATGGCCGGACGTTGGCGCGCCCCTTTCAGAAGTTCTTCAATATCGGCGAGCGGCCCGAGACCCAACCGGACGCACTCGATTTTAGCGCCCCGCACGTCGTGATGGAAAAGCTCGATGGGTCGATGATCCATCCGGCTGTCGTGGGCGGGAAAGTCGTGTTCATGACTCGCATGGGGCGTACAGATGTTGCCGTTAAGGCAGAGAGGCATCTCTCGCGCGAGCTGGCTCATGAATGCGAGACGTGGCTCAATAAAAGCGTCACTCCGATATTCGAGTTCACGGCGCCCGACAACCGCATCGTAGTACCGTATGCCACCTCGGCACTATATCTTTTGGCTCTCCGCAATACCGTCACGGGCGAATATCTGGAATGGTCCCAGGTGGAGCGCGCAGCCAGGGCTATGCTTGTTTATCAAGCTCCGATCCACGACGCGCCGCGCACCGCTAGCGAATTTCTTGCCCACACTCGCGCCGTCACGGGGATGGAGGGCTTCGTCGTCCGGTTCGCTGACGGGCGCATGGTCAAGGCGAAGGGTGAAGAATACGTCCTTAAACACAAGGCCAAAGACAGCATTCTTCAGGAAAAGAACGTGCTCGCCCTCGTGCTGCGCGGCGAGGTTGACGATGTACTGCCGCTGCTGGATGGCCCCGACCGCCTCAGCGTGCAGCAATATCGCGACGATGTGCTGACAGGGGTGTCCAGAACGGCGCGCATGATCTCAGACGTGGTCACGCGCTACAGCGACCTGTCCCAAAAGGAGTTCGCTCTCGGTCCGGCGGCTACGATGCCACCACTGTTTCGCCCTCTGGCTTTTCAGATCCGGGGCGGAGGCGAACCAGTTGCGGCGGTCACTGCGCTTTTGCTCAAGCATGTCGGGTCGGCAAGCGCGGTGGAAGGAGCACGAGGGATGTTCTGTGCCCGCTTTGCATTGGGAACCAACGACAATGCCGAGTTGCGCGATGCAGCCTGA
- a CDS encoding conserved hypothetical protein (Evidence 4 : Unknown function but conserved in other organisms), which translates to MFVVFDLDGTLADIRHRVHLVRGTKPNWDAFFAACVHDVPNWPVVASLKAHLQAGHRVEIWSARSDQVRRETEEWLACDAGVAPMLMTHMRASGDNTPDVALKRYWLAQLHEVNRPDLVYDDRQRVVDMWRAEGITCFQVAPNWEAAERIIAPTEDPLLTVMVGPSGAGKSRWCAGWEHVISSDALRYEFTGRIQDQSRNEDVFVALHRIARARLASGLPVIIDATNLRRRDRLACASLAPPWANVRYVVVDRPLDVKIRDGGWRNDVILPNGKTLVVAHHERMQSILPEALRGDGLPNVTVVDARTSKDIAPRQAA; encoded by the coding sequence ATGTTCGTTGTATTTGATCTAGATGGAACACTGGCCGACATCCGGCATCGCGTGCATCTCGTGCGGGGCACCAAGCCAAACTGGGATGCGTTCTTCGCGGCTTGCGTCCATGACGTGCCCAACTGGCCTGTCGTCGCCTCGCTCAAGGCCCACCTGCAGGCTGGTCATCGCGTCGAAATTTGGTCGGCAAGATCTGACCAGGTCCGACGCGAAACCGAAGAGTGGCTGGCCTGCGATGCCGGCGTCGCGCCCATGCTTATGACGCACATGCGTGCCAGCGGCGACAACACACCCGACGTTGCCCTCAAGCGATATTGGCTTGCGCAACTGCATGAAGTTAACCGGCCGGATCTGGTGTACGACGACCGCCAGCGCGTCGTCGACATGTGGCGCGCCGAAGGCATCACTTGCTTTCAGGTGGCCCCGAACTGGGAAGCCGCTGAGCGCATTATTGCGCCGACCGAGGACCCTTTGCTTACGGTCATGGTCGGGCCCAGTGGCGCCGGTAAGAGTCGGTGGTGCGCAGGCTGGGAGCACGTCATCTCCTCTGACGCCCTCCGTTACGAGTTCACCGGCAGAATCCAAGACCAGTCACGCAATGAAGACGTCTTCGTTGCATTGCATAGGATAGCCCGTGCGAGGCTCGCCAGCGGTCTTCCGGTCATCATAGACGCAACCAATCTGCGTCGACGCGATCGACTTGCCTGTGCGTCTCTGGCGCCCCCATGGGCCAACGTCCGGTATGTCGTGGTCGACCGTCCCCTCGATGTGAAAATTCGCGATGGCGGTTGGCGGAACGACGTGATCTTGCCGAATGGAAAGACGCTGGTCGTGGCGCATCACGAGCGGATGCAGAGCATCCTTCCCGAAGCGCTCCGCGGCGACGGCTTGCCGAATGTGACGGTTGTCGATGCGCGTACATCGAAGGACATTGCGCCGAGGCAAGCAGCATGA
- a CDS encoding Oxidoreductase — protein MAPLPQLVTVAPTIAAIYKHYEAREQWEGRTLSISTLADPCLRKLWYDFHWVSPGEVLTGQKIRLFATGNIEEDRFIEELRAIGCEVQDKDPATGRQITVTAVGGHVKGKLDAEVLGLPEAPKTIHVAEMKSHNDKSFRKLLKEGVAKSKPDHFGQFQMYMHLRHRDRAIYLAVNKNTDELYAERVNYDSEYCLRLIAKAERIVRADEPLMRLHEDPDSKAAFACGWCKHKPHCHEKAWPRVNCRTCLYSTPEIVGERGVWTCGRWDRPLTHEEQQAGCAAHLFIPALVPGEQVDSSEGEEWVEYRLADGSVWRDGGGQEEERAA, from the coding sequence ATGGCGCCCCTCCCGCAACTCGTGACGGTCGCCCCCACGATCGCGGCCATTTACAAGCACTACGAAGCCCGTGAGCAGTGGGAGGGGCGCACCCTATCGATCTCCACGCTCGCGGATCCCTGCCTGCGTAAGCTCTGGTACGACTTCCATTGGGTGTCACCGGGGGAGGTTCTTACCGGCCAGAAGATCCGGCTTTTCGCCACCGGCAACATCGAGGAAGACCGGTTCATCGAGGAGCTGCGGGCGATTGGCTGCGAGGTCCAGGACAAGGATCCCGCGACCGGCCGACAGATCACAGTGACCGCCGTCGGCGGTCACGTGAAGGGCAAGCTTGACGCGGAGGTCTTAGGGCTGCCGGAGGCGCCCAAGACGATCCATGTCGCCGAAATGAAAAGCCACAACGACAAGTCATTCCGCAAACTGCTCAAGGAGGGCGTCGCCAAGTCGAAGCCAGACCATTTTGGGCAGTTTCAGATGTACATGCACCTGCGACACCGGGACCGGGCGATCTATCTCGCGGTCAATAAGAATACCGACGAGCTCTACGCGGAGCGCGTCAACTACGATTCGGAATATTGCCTACGCCTTATCGCCAAGGCCGAGCGCATTGTCCGCGCCGACGAGCCGCTCATGCGCCTCCACGAAGATCCAGACTCCAAAGCAGCCTTCGCCTGCGGCTGGTGCAAGCACAAGCCGCACTGCCACGAGAAGGCTTGGCCGCGGGTGAATTGCAGGACGTGCCTGTACTCGACGCCGGAGATCGTCGGTGAGCGTGGCGTCTGGACCTGCGGCCGCTGGGACAGGCCGCTGACCCACGAGGAGCAGCAGGCCGGCTGTGCGGCCCACCTGTTCATCCCGGCCTTGGTGCCGGGCGAGCAGGTGGATAGCAGCGAAGGCGAAGAATGGGTCGAGTACAGGCTCGCGGACGGGAGTGTCTGGCGGGATGGGGGCGGACAGGAAGAAGAAAGGGCAGCGTGA
- a CDS encoding hypothetical protein (Evidence 5 : Unknown function): MATFISVANLVLAIALALIGIVSQEAIPLIVGVYGLLSFRIERLYDKLDAR; encoded by the coding sequence ATGGCGACCTTCATCAGTGTCGCGAACCTCGTGCTCGCGATTGCCCTGGCCCTGATCGGGATCGTCAGCCAAGAGGCAATCCCGCTCATTGTCGGCGTCTATGGCCTCCTAAGCTTCCGGATCGAACGCCTCTACGACAAACTGGACGCCCGCTAA
- a CDS encoding Seryl-tRNA synthetase, whose amino-acid sequence MSNLLLEVTLLEREFQDLVAAYPELAEDEQLRADTIEGETNAEVVLSRIAAQILDAKAIAAAQQSRIDDLKARQAGSERRGEAMRKLALRLLQAADLPRVRLPEATLTVAKGRDSVEITDEAGLPAWAWKTDVTKSVSKSAIKEAIDGGLSVPGARIKTGEPTLQVR is encoded by the coding sequence ATGTCCAACTTGCTGCTTGAGGTAACGCTGCTGGAACGTGAGTTTCAGGATCTCGTCGCCGCCTACCCCGAGCTCGCGGAAGACGAGCAACTGCGGGCCGACACGATCGAGGGGGAAACCAATGCGGAGGTCGTCCTTTCGCGGATCGCTGCCCAGATCCTCGACGCCAAAGCCATTGCAGCCGCGCAGCAGTCCCGCATTGACGATCTGAAGGCTCGTCAGGCCGGCAGCGAGCGCCGTGGAGAGGCCATGCGCAAGTTGGCGCTACGTCTCTTGCAGGCCGCGGACCTGCCGCGTGTGCGCCTGCCAGAGGCCACGCTGACGGTCGCCAAAGGCCGTGACAGCGTCGAGATCACCGACGAGGCCGGTCTGCCCGCATGGGCTTGGAAGACCGACGTGACGAAGTCCGTGTCCAAGTCGGCGATCAAGGAAGCGATCGACGGCGGGCTGTCCGTGCCTGGCGCGCGCATCAAGACCGGCGAACCGACGTTGCAGGTGCGGTGA
- a CDS encoding hypothetical protein (Evidence 5 : Unknown function), with the protein MIEVSAPDLPEAVFGEVGGFVWKPIEQAAVADLVDKIIVIEKP; encoded by the coding sequence GTGATCGAGGTGTCCGCGCCGGATCTCCCGGAGGCCGTCTTCGGCGAGGTCGGAGGCTTTGTATGGAAGCCGATCGAGCAAGCCGCGGTCGCTGATCTCGTTGATAAGATCATCGTCATCGAGAAGCCCTAG
- the dnaN gene encoding Beta sliding clamp: protein MRVEIARADLARLLTAVDRAVEARSTIPILQNVLLTAETGRLKARATNLDMEAQASAEVDVDAPGAITVPGRTLKDIAARLPKDALVTISVDGDTATVKAGRSRFKLQTLPADDFPNLAAGAFDVTFSLSAHDVKTLFGRAAYAMSTEETRYYLNGVYMHVVGGDLVVVATDGHQLARVSVPSPVAEVPAVIIPRQMVGEIQRLDADLTVSLSQSKIRVETGAVVITSKLVDGNFPDYERVIPRQNDKVAVIASEALTKAVARVSAIQDRSSRAVRFDLAGDGAALSATGPEGKSASDEIAIEYSAEPITIGFNGEYVTGTLAAIGTPTVSLKLGDPGSPALLCGDDTSLHVIMPLRV, encoded by the coding sequence ATGCGCGTAGAGATTGCGCGCGCCGACTTGGCGCGCCTGCTGACGGCTGTCGACCGCGCGGTCGAGGCCAGAAGCACCATCCCCATCTTACAGAACGTGCTTCTGACGGCCGAGACCGGCCGCCTGAAGGCACGGGCGACCAACCTGGACATGGAGGCGCAGGCTAGCGCCGAGGTCGATGTAGACGCTCCTGGCGCTATCACGGTGCCCGGCCGGACCTTGAAGGACATCGCGGCGCGGCTGCCTAAGGATGCGCTGGTCACGATCAGTGTCGACGGCGACACGGCGACCGTGAAGGCGGGGCGGTCGCGCTTCAAGCTCCAGACCCTGCCGGCCGACGACTTCCCGAACCTCGCAGCCGGCGCGTTTGACGTGACGTTTTCCTTGTCCGCCCACGACGTCAAAACCCTCTTCGGCCGGGCGGCCTACGCCATGAGTACAGAGGAGACCCGCTATTACCTGAATGGCGTTTACATGCACGTGGTTGGGGGCGATCTGGTGGTGGTGGCCACCGACGGTCACCAGCTGGCACGCGTGTCGGTACCGAGCCCCGTGGCCGAAGTGCCGGCCGTGATCATCCCGCGTCAGATGGTGGGTGAGATCCAGCGGCTGGACGCGGATCTCACGGTGTCGCTCTCCCAGTCCAAAATCCGGGTGGAGACGGGCGCGGTCGTGATCACGTCCAAGCTGGTCGACGGCAACTTCCCGGACTACGAGCGGGTCATCCCCCGGCAGAATGACAAGGTCGCTGTCATTGCGTCGGAGGCTCTGACAAAGGCTGTGGCTCGTGTCTCAGCCATCCAGGATCGCAGCAGCCGAGCCGTCCGCTTCGACCTTGCCGGCGACGGCGCAGCCCTGTCCGCGACCGGGCCGGAAGGCAAGAGCGCCAGCGACGAAATCGCCATCGAGTACAGCGCGGAGCCCATCACTATCGGGTTCAACGGCGAATACGTCACGGGCACCCTAGCAGCGATCGGGACGCCGACCGTCTCGCTGAAGCTGGGCGACCCTGGATCGCCGGCTCTTCTGTGCGGGGACGATACCAGCCTGCACGTCATCATGCCGCTGAGGGTTTGA
- a CDS encoding conserved hypothetical protein (Evidence 4 : Unknown function but conserved in other organisms), with amino-acid sequence MAALGGSYDPNAEPSSGYTPLPDGDYELEVIESDYGPNSKGTGEMLKLTLRIVSGEYEDRKLFENFSLVHEKQETQDIAQRQFAALRRAVGVPNPEDSEELHFKAFTARIGTRKRADTGDLQNVIKKYYFDGEGGAPANDNRAAANENRPAPQEQRATGTAGKRPWPTGRR; translated from the coding sequence ATGGCTGCTTTAGGTGGAAGCTACGATCCGAACGCCGAACCGTCATCGGGCTATACTCCCCTCCCTGACGGCGACTATGAGTTAGAGGTCATCGAGTCGGATTACGGGCCGAACTCGAAGGGCACGGGCGAGATGCTCAAGCTGACATTGAGGATCGTCAGCGGGGAATACGAAGATCGGAAGCTCTTCGAAAACTTTAGCTTGGTGCACGAAAAGCAGGAAACGCAGGACATCGCACAGCGCCAGTTTGCAGCTCTGCGCCGAGCTGTTGGCGTGCCAAATCCGGAAGACAGTGAAGAACTGCACTTCAAGGCTTTCACTGCCCGCATCGGCACCCGCAAGCGCGCTGATACCGGCGACCTGCAGAACGTGATCAAGAAGTACTACTTCGACGGCGAGGGCGGCGCTCCCGCCAACGACAACCGCGCCGCTGCCAACGAGAATCGGCCAGCGCCGCAGGAGCAGCGCGCTACGGGGACGGCAGGCAAGCGGCCGTGGCCGACTGGGCGGCGGTAA
- a CDS encoding conserved hypothetical protein (Evidence 4 : Unknown function but conserved in other organisms), with product MAISLSKLKSTKSQRPPIIVLYGVDGVGKTSLAAEFPDPLYLQTAGESPPSDVELATPGTIETYGDMLDAIGELLTQPHDFKTVIIDSLDGFEPLLQRATAQRIGADSIDSNEKGSPASYGRGYSEADNEWNDYLSGLAELAAQGIGVVQLAHPDIVRFDSPTSDPYSRYSLKLHKRANALVRERADIVGFINYRVTLKTADAGFNKKVTHGESGGDRQIHLEERAGFVAKNRYNMPPSIPYKKGQGYTELSKYFPAPEGVANDNDIAEAA from the coding sequence ATGGCGATATCCCTTTCCAAGCTCAAGTCGACGAAGAGTCAGAGGCCGCCAATCATCGTCTTGTACGGCGTGGACGGCGTTGGCAAGACATCCCTGGCAGCGGAGTTTCCCGACCCGCTTTATCTCCAGACAGCAGGCGAGAGTCCGCCTTCTGATGTCGAGCTGGCGACCCCCGGCACGATCGAGACCTACGGCGACATGCTGGATGCGATCGGCGAACTGCTGACCCAGCCGCATGACTTCAAGACGGTGATCATCGACAGCCTTGATGGGTTCGAGCCGCTCCTGCAGCGGGCCACCGCGCAGCGGATCGGCGCCGACTCCATCGACTCCAATGAGAAGGGCTCGCCGGCCTCCTATGGCCGGGGATACTCGGAAGCGGACAACGAGTGGAATGACTACCTGTCCGGTCTGGCGGAGCTTGCCGCTCAAGGCATCGGCGTGGTGCAGCTTGCCCATCCCGACATCGTGCGGTTCGACTCCCCTACGTCCGACCCGTACAGCCGCTACAGCTTGAAATTGCATAAGCGCGCCAATGCTTTGGTGCGTGAGCGAGCGGACATCGTCGGCTTCATCAACTACCGGGTCACGCTGAAGACGGCGGACGCCGGCTTCAACAAGAAGGTAACCCACGGCGAGTCTGGCGGCGACCGACAGATTCACCTGGAAGAGCGGGCCGGCTTCGTGGCCAAGAACCGCTACAACATGCCCCCAAGCATCCCCTACAAGAAAGGTCAGGGGTACACCGAACTCTCCAAATACTTCCCGGCGCCTGAAGGTGTCGCAAACGACAACGACATCGCAGAAGCTGCGTAA
- a CDS encoding hypothetical protein (Evidence 5 : Unknown function): MAFSIGDRVLLVNGRHDEVYTIRKVNPAKGYKLHAVGGEKAPFWWGDDELAAAEPTFKVGDRVVVKHGALRPNGEAGEIVGGGPDGSLEVRFDTWRGGHCGSTGDEETWDRWYCPPCTLIPAPDATLYDASIYTGIYGRVAVGWIYGDRKGRFADGMQIRTSVIVEDLPDNVVRTRNSVYKLVFGPPPRRKFKPGDWVKTAAGSVGIVFHDDGDPEDCDPYQVGLVTLGFSGTYSANELVPHLPS; encoded by the coding sequence CGCAAGGTGAACCCCGCAAAGGGTTACAAGCTGCACGCGGTCGGAGGCGAGAAGGCCCCGTTCTGGTGGGGTGACGATGAACTCGCGGCTGCGGAGCCGACGTTCAAGGTCGGCGATCGGGTGGTGGTGAAACACGGCGCCCTTAGACCGAATGGCGAAGCGGGGGAAATTGTGGGGGGCGGCCCCGATGGTTCGCTTGAGGTCCGGTTTGATACCTGGCGCGGTGGGCATTGCGGATCGACCGGCGATGAGGAAACCTGGGACCGCTGGTACTGCCCACCTTGCACCCTCATCCCGGCCCCCGACGCCACGCTCTACGACGCGTCAATCTATACCGGCATCTATGGGCGCGTGGCGGTCGGCTGGATCTATGGCGACAGAAAGGGGCGCTTCGCTGACGGCATGCAGATCCGCACCAGCGTGATTGTCGAGGATTTGCCGGACAACGTCGTTCGCACCCGCAACAGCGTCTACAAGCTGGTGTTCGGCCCGCCACCTAGGCGCAAGTTCAAGCCCGGCGATTGGGTGAAGACCGCGGCCGGCAGCGTTGGAATCGTCTTCCATGACGACGGCGATCCGGAGGACTGCGACCCGTATCAGGTCGGATTGGTTACCCTCGGCTTCTCCGGCACCTACTCCGCCAACGAACTCGTTCCCCACCTCCCCAGCTAA